The following proteins come from a genomic window of Salvia hispanica cultivar TCC Black 2014 chromosome 4, UniMelb_Shisp_WGS_1.0, whole genome shotgun sequence:
- the LOC125221367 gene encoding uncharacterized protein LOC125221367, whose translation MPCLLTNLPSEIIAIIFSKLPIPTLAISKCVCKRSLNLLKDDYFINSYFSKLSPALAVMLPLNPSYRCKIFELEDDLDRHNPLTYINFLYKSRIEASANGLLILGNCEKLLDTFSVCNPITRESIRLQPVPLGISYGFGKSRISGQYKLVTVG comes from the coding sequence ATGCCGTGCCTATTGACAAATCTGCCATCAGAGATCATCGCCATCATCTTCTCTAAGCTCCCCATTCCAACCCTTGCAATAAGCAAGTGTGTATGCAAACGGTCGCTGAACCTGCTGAAGGATGATTATTTCATCAATTcctatttttctaaattatccCCAGCCCTAGCTGTCATGCTGCCATTGAACCCCTCATACCGCTGCAAAATTTTCGAATTGGAAGACGATCTCGATcgccacaatccactaacctACATCAATTTCCTCTACAAATCGCGAATAGAGGCTTCCGCCAACGGTTTGCTCATTCTCGGAAATTGCGAGAAACTCCTCGACACCTTTTCCGTGTGCAATCCTATCACTCGCGAATCAATTCGGCTTCAACCGGTTCCACTAGGAATTTCTTACGGATTCGGGAAGAGCAGAATCAGCGGGCAATATAAGCTTGTGACAGTTGGCTGA
- the LOC125223633 gene encoding O-fucosyltransferase 16, which produces MAYPRRRNHHLNRLFPVVSVISAAIFLLFVYISFLAPSPVENDHIRHTRISNPLQYKDVSHVEGDGAAQIFHIPDSGGAHDVDLWSTKNAEFFYGCSNASAKFAKAAAVIRSNRYLAIATSGGLNQQRTGITDAVVAARILNATLVVPKLDQKSFWKDVSNFSEIFDVAWFMSYLEKDVKIIKELPQRRGQPWNPYTMRVPRKCNEHCYISRLLPVLTKKRAVQLTKFDYRLSNKLDLDLQRLRCRVNYHALRFTKPILEMGAELVRRMRMKSKHYIALHLRFEPDMLAFSGCYYGGGDKERKDLAKIRRRWKTLHTPNPERERRQGRCPLTPEEVGLLLRALGYDRETHIFVASGEVYGGETTLAPLKALFPNFYSKDILANKEELEPFSGFSSRMAALDFIVCDESNVFVTNNNGNMAKILAGRRRYFGHKPTIRPNSKKLYRLFDGRNNMTWEEFSTRVRTFQRGFMGAPKEIRPGRGVFHENPASCICENPDTTNVVSVKRPGKVSSPGKRDVGLLNDYSNVGDDLEWSEPEDEEDIKSRQGHNVYNETSLEDDSVLSEEPELDYLLSD; this is translated from the exons ATGGCCTATCCCCGGCGGCGAAATCACCACCTCAATCGGCTATTCCCTGTTGTCTCCGTCATTTCCGCCGCCATATTTCTCCTCTTTGTTTACATCTCTTTCCTTGCGCCTTCGCCCGTCGAGAACGATCACATCCGCCACACAAGGATATCTAATCCTCTTCAATACAAG GATGTTAGCCACGTTGAAGGGGATGGAGCTGCGCAGATATTTCACATTCCG GACAGTGGAGGAGCGCATGATGTCGATCTTTGGAGTACAAAGAATGCGGAGTTTTTCTACGGCTGCAGCAATGCCTCTGCGAAATTTGCAA AAGCTGCTGCTGTAATACGGTCTAATCGTTACTTGGCTATTGCAACCAGTGGAGGTCTAAACCAGCAAAGAACCGGG ATCACAGATGCGGTTGTTGCTGCGCGGATCTTGAATGCCACCCTTGTTGTCCCAAAGTTGGACCAGAAGTCTTTCTGGAAGGATGTTAG CAACTTTTCAGAGATCTTCGATGTCGCTTGGTTTATGTCATATCTCGAAAAAGATGTAAAAATCATTAAGGAACTCCCACAAAGAAGAGGTCAGCCGTGGAATCCTTATACGATGCGTGTTCCCAGAAAATGCAATGAACATTGCTATATTAGTCGGTTATTACCTGTACTGACAAAGAAGCGT GCTGTTCAGTTGACCAAATTTGACTATAGACTTTCTAATAAACTGGACCTAGATCTGCAAAGGCTTAGATGCAGAGTTAACTATCATGCCCTGAGGTTCACCAAGCCGATCCTTGAAATGGGTGCAGAACTGGTGCGAAGAATGAGGATGAAGAGCAAGCATTACATTGCCCTCCATCTAAG GTTTGAACCTGACATGCTTGCATTCTCAGGATGTTATTACGGTGGAGGAGACAAAGAGAGGAAGGATTTGGCAAAAATCAGGCGGAGGTGGAAAACTTTGCAC ACTCCTAAtccagagagagagagaaggcagGGAAGGTGCCCTCTTACTCCTGAGGAAGTCGGCCTTCTTCTAAGAGCACTTGGATACGACAGAGAGACACATATTTTTGTAGCTTCGGGAGAAGTATATGGAGGGGAAACAACATTGGCCCCTTTAAAGGCTCTTTTCCCAAATTTCTATTCAAAAGATATCCTAGCAAACAAGGAAGAATTGGAACCCTTTTCTGGGTTTTCTTCTCGAATGGCTGCTCTAGATTTTATAGTATGTGATGAAAGTAATGTATTTGTCACAAATAACAACGGGAACATGGCCAAAATACTGGCAGGGCGAAG GAGATATTTTGGGCACAAGCCTACTATCCGTCCCAATTCTAAAAAATTGTACAGGCTGTTTGACGGGCGAAATAATATGACTTGGGAAGAATTTTCCACACGTGTTCGTACATTTCAGAGGGGTTTTATGGGAGCGCCTAAGGAGATTAGACCAGGCAGGGGAGTATTCCATGAAAACCCTGCTTCTTGCATCTGTGAAAATCCTGATACAACAAATGTTGTTTCAGTTAAAAGGCCGGGTAAGGTTTCTTCTCCAGGCAAAAGAGATGTGGGTTTACTAAATGATTATTCAAATGTGGGTGATGATCTAGAATGGTCTGAACCTGAAGACGAAGAGGATATTAAAAGTCGGCAGGGACACAATGTGTATAATGAGACAAGCCTGGAGGATGACAGTGTGTTATCCGAGGAGCCTGAGTTGGATTATTTGCTTTCAGATTGA
- the LOC125219807 gene encoding uncharacterized protein LOC125219807, translating into MAPKMVTSFRRSLSFPNPPSAPKPRTAIHVRSASLPCRTHPIISHLRDEISDLHSWSADARTSSWLCDGLRRLKSVHESLDDLLHLPQTRDSLRTAESNHLIEKLLEDFLRFVDVHGTFQTLLLRLKEEHSAAQIAVRRKDDAGVAARSKNLGKIAKEIGKLSSDFASVGKSADPPRKVYDEEAEILDVIDGVVEATVAVSNALFGGISSSAAFRKAPCMGLGFGRKTKNVRVEGGIREFQELDLENLRKKAEEDVKNASKKMREMEDRILEIEECGERAFRSLINTRVSLLNVLTQ; encoded by the coding sequence ATGGCACCGAAAATGGTGACCAGTTTCCGCCGCTCCCTCTCCTTCCCCAACCCTCCCTCAGCTCCCAAACCACGCACCGCCATCCACGTCAGATCCGCCAGTCTCCCCTGCCGGACGCACCCGATCATCTCCCACCTCCGCGACGAGATCTCCGACCTCCACTCCTGGTCCGCCGACGCCCGCACCTCCTCCTGGCTCTGCGACGGCCTCCGCCGCCTCAAGTCCGTCCACGAGTCGCTCGACGACCTCCTCCACCTCCCGCAGACGCGCGACTCCCTCCGCACCGCCGAATCCAATCACCTCATCGAGAAGCTTCTCGAAGACTTCCTTCGCTTCGTCGACGTCCACGGAACCTTCCAGACGCTCCTCCTCCGCCTCAAGGAGGAGCACTCCGCCGCGCAGATCGCCGTCCGGAGGAAGGACGACGCCGGAGTCGCGGCGCGATCGAAGAATCTCGGCAAAATCGCCAAGGAGATCGGGAAGCTCTCCTCCGATTTCGCATCCGTCGGGAAATCAGCGGATCCGCCGCGGAAGGTGTATGATGAGGAGGCGGAGATACTGGACGTGATCGACGGTGTGGTGGAGGCGACGGTGGCGGTTTCTAACGCGCTTTTCGGCGGGATCTCGAGCTCGGCAGCGTTCCGGAAGGCGCCGTGCATGGGGTTGGGGTTCGGGAGGAAAACGAAAAACGTGAGAGTTGAGGGAGGTATTCGTGAATTCCAAGAGTTGGATTTGGAGAATTTGAGGAAGAAAGCGGAGGAAGATGTGAAGAACGCGTCGAAGAAAATGCGTGAAATGGAAGATCGGATTTTGGAGATTGAAGAGTGTGGAGAGAGGGCGTTTCGGAGCTTGATTAACACTAGGGTTTCATTGCTCAATGTACTCACACAATAG
- the LOC125218509 gene encoding uncharacterized protein LOC125218509, with protein MKSPAKSLTQLPKRALDLDWRLVLLLISSVTFFTYISISSSSAAAVLISLPKAASFKSILHPPNHRPARPLNGSRIAVCLVGGARRFELTGPSIVERILRVYENSDLFLHCPLDSNSYKLQLLSDAPRIASVRIFKPQPVPETESQLRVLTPSNSPNGIQGLLQYFQLVEGCLPMIKAHQEKNNFTYDWIIRTRVDGYWSDPLGPENFIPGKYVVPPGSSYGGLNDRFGVGDYNSSVVALSRLSLISQLDSAGLTQLNSETAFKAQLSTQNVRYTTKRLPFCVVSDRQYPYPLGRNGVPVAALSSRGPLSGAKCRPCKPVCSGPCVGPMMSGLYRSWSWTEWANNTLELCDAHGEWEEGWETLFDNSAGKKLALARKRIWALNMDKCVDGFEKFKKRAAHWVGPSAAEICGLGLKNPA; from the exons ATGAAAAGTCCGGCAAAGAGCCTCACGCAGCTCCCGAAGCGGGCCTTGGATCTCGACTGGCGCCTCGTGCTCCTCCTCATCTCCTCCGTCACCTTTTTCACCTACATTTccatctcctcctcctccgccgccgccgtcctcATCTCCCTCCCCAAAGCCGCCTCTTTCAAATCCATACTCCACCCTCCCAATCACCGCCCCGCCCGCCCGCTCAACGGCTCCAGAATTGCGGTTTGTCTGGTGGGCGGGGCGCGGCGCTTCGAGCTCACCGGCCCCTCCATCGTCGAGAGGATCCTCCGCGTTTACGAGAATTCGGATCTCTTCCTCCACTGCCCGCTCGATTCGAACTCGTACAAGCTGCAGTTGCTGAGCGACGCGCCGAGAATTGCGAGCGTGAGGATATTCAAGCCCCAGCCGGTTCCCGAGACCGAATCGCAGCTCCGAGTGCTCACGCCTAGCAACTCGCCCAACGGTATACAG GGCTTGTTGCAATATTTCCAACTGGTAGAAGGGTGTTTACCAATGATCAAAGCTCATCAAGAAAAGAACAACTTCACCTACGATTGGATTATCCGAACCCGGGTAGACGGGTACTGGTCTGACCCGTTAGGGCCGGAGAACTTCATCCCGGGAAAGTACGTTGTACCCCCCGGTTCCTCCTATGGTGGCCTCAATGACCGTTTTGGCGTAGGCGACTACAACAGCTCGGTTGTAGCACTATCAAGACTCTCCTTGATCTCTCAGCTCGACTCAGCCGGTCTGACCCAACTCAACTCGGAGACTGCCTTCAAGGCCCAACTCTCGACCCAGAATGTCCGATACACCACCAAACGCCTCCCGTTTTGTGTGGTATCGGATCGCCAGTATCCCTATCCTCTTGGCCGCAACGGAGTGCCTGTGGCGGCCTTGTCGAGCCGAGGCCCACTTAGCGGTGCAAAATGTAGGCCCTGCAAGCCCGTATGCAGTGGGCCTTGTGTCGGGCCGATGATGAGCGGGCTTTATAGATCGTGGAGCTGGACTGAGTGGGCTAATAACACACTTGAGCTATGTGATGCACATGGTGAGTGGGAAGAAGGGTGGGAGACTCTTTTTGATAATTCAGCTGGAAAAAAGCTTGCTTTGGCTAGGAAGAGAATATGGGCTTTGAATATGGACAAGTGTGTTGATGGATTTGAGAAATTCAAGAAGCGAGCGGCCCATTGGGTTGGGCCGAGTGCTGCTGAAATTTGCGGGCTGGGCTTGAAAAATCCTGCTTAA
- the LOC125224523 gene encoding uncharacterized protein LOC125224523 isoform X1 has translation MAAARGFTTPPFGVMRRADVEVLSWQNGLTLDVRRKKRRLFAIKCCCSGRNNDKCLDPNTRPHYRARAPAMPFTSSKYKFFSKQYKFFSRCTPKNSGPQFRDSPPKRDTGIANEKDWGINLLHDSANESGTNEDGSTWYRESGEDLGDNGYRCRWSRMGGQSADTTCEWKETWWEKSDWTGYKELGVEKSGRNAEGDSWWETWREVLHQDEWSNLARIERSAQKQAKSGTEKAGWYENWWEKYDAKGWTEKGAHKYGRLNEQSWWEKWGEHYDGRGSILKWFSFDTKGTDKWAETEIGTKWGDKWEEKFFAGIGSRQGETWHVSPTSDRWSRTWGEEHFGNGKVHKYGKSTTGESWDIVVDEETYYEADPHYGWADVVGDSTQLLSIQPRERPRGVFPTLDFGSSPLPPAENADTSSDPE, from the exons ATGGCGGCAGCGAGAGGGTTTACCACGCCGCCGTTTGGTGTGATGCGGAGAGCCGATGTTGAGGTTCTGAGCTGGCAGAATGGACTGACTTTGGATGTTCGCCGGAAGAAGCGGCGGTTGTTCGCCATCAAGTGCTGCTGCTCCGGTCGGAATAATGACAAGTGTCTCGACCCCAATACGAGACCGCATTATCGAGCCCGGGCCCCTGCTATGCCCTTTACATCTTCTAA atacaaatttttttccaaacaaTATAAGTTCTTCTCCCGCTGCACCCCAAAAAATTCAGGTCCTCAGTTTCGAGATTCTCCGCCTAAAAGAG ATACTGGTATTGCCAACGAGAAAGATTGGGGCATCAATTTGCTACATGATAGTGCCAACGAATCTGGCACTAATGAAGATGGCAGTACCTGGTACCGTGAAAGTGGGGAAGATCTTGGAGATAATGGTTACAGATGTAGATGGAGTAGAATGGGTGGACAGAGTGCTGACACCACTTGTGAATGGAAAGAAACG TGGTGGGAGAAAAGTGATTGGACTGGATACAAAGAACTAG GCGTTGAGAAGTCTGGAAGGAATGCTGAAGGGGACTCGTGGTGGGAAACATGGAGAGAAGTTCTACACCAAGATGAATGGAG TAATCTAGCTAGGATAGAAAGAAGTGCACAAAAACAAGCAAAATCGGGAACAGAAAAGGCTGGGTGGTACGAAAATTG GTGGGAAAAATATGATGCCAAAGGGTGGACTGAGAAAGGGGCACATAAATATGGTAGACTGAATGAACAATCTTGGTGGGAGAAGTGGGGAGAACATTATGACGGAAGAGgttcaattttgaaatg GTTTTCATTTGACACCAAAGG GACTGATAAGTGGGCTGAGACAGAAATTGGAACAAAATGGGGAGATAAGTGGGAAGAAAAGTTTTTTGCTGGTATTGGATCGCGTCAAGGCGAGACTTGGCATGTATCTCCCACTAGTGATA GATGGTCAAGAACATGGGGAGAAGAGCACTTCGGAAATGG GAAGGTGCACAAATACGGCAAGAGTACGACTGGGGAGAGCTGGGATATTGTTGTAGATGAAGAAACATACTACGA GGCTGATCCACATTACGGATGGGCTGACGTTGTCGGTGATTCCACTCAGCTACTATCCATACAGCCTCGAGAACGGCCTCGTGGAGTCTTTCCAACTCTCGACTTTGGCTCATCCCCGCTACCTCCTGCAGAGAATGCTGACACCTCCAGTGATCCAGAATGA
- the LOC125224523 gene encoding uncharacterized protein LOC125224523 isoform X2, producing MAAARGFTTPPFGVMRRADVEVLSWQNGLTLDVRRKKRRLFAIKCCCSGRNNDKCLDPNTRPHYRARAPAMPFTSSKYKFFSKQYKFFSRCTPKNSGPQFRDSPPKRDTGIANEKDWGINLLHDSANESGTNEDGSTWYRESGEDLGDNGYRCRWSRMGGQSADTTCEWKETWWEKSDWTGYKELGVEKSGRNAEGDSWWETWREVLHQDEWSNLARIERSAQKQAKSGTEKAGWYENWWEKYDAKGWTEKGAHKYGRLNEQSWWEKWGEHYDGRGSILKWTDKWAETEIGTKWGDKWEEKFFAGIGSRQGETWHVSPTSDRWSRTWGEEHFGNGKVHKYGKSTTGESWDIVVDEETYYEADPHYGWADVVGDSTQLLSIQPRERPRGVFPTLDFGSSPLPPAENADTSSDPE from the exons ATGGCGGCAGCGAGAGGGTTTACCACGCCGCCGTTTGGTGTGATGCGGAGAGCCGATGTTGAGGTTCTGAGCTGGCAGAATGGACTGACTTTGGATGTTCGCCGGAAGAAGCGGCGGTTGTTCGCCATCAAGTGCTGCTGCTCCGGTCGGAATAATGACAAGTGTCTCGACCCCAATACGAGACCGCATTATCGAGCCCGGGCCCCTGCTATGCCCTTTACATCTTCTAA atacaaatttttttccaaacaaTATAAGTTCTTCTCCCGCTGCACCCCAAAAAATTCAGGTCCTCAGTTTCGAGATTCTCCGCCTAAAAGAG ATACTGGTATTGCCAACGAGAAAGATTGGGGCATCAATTTGCTACATGATAGTGCCAACGAATCTGGCACTAATGAAGATGGCAGTACCTGGTACCGTGAAAGTGGGGAAGATCTTGGAGATAATGGTTACAGATGTAGATGGAGTAGAATGGGTGGACAGAGTGCTGACACCACTTGTGAATGGAAAGAAACG TGGTGGGAGAAAAGTGATTGGACTGGATACAAAGAACTAG GCGTTGAGAAGTCTGGAAGGAATGCTGAAGGGGACTCGTGGTGGGAAACATGGAGAGAAGTTCTACACCAAGATGAATGGAG TAATCTAGCTAGGATAGAAAGAAGTGCACAAAAACAAGCAAAATCGGGAACAGAAAAGGCTGGGTGGTACGAAAATTG GTGGGAAAAATATGATGCCAAAGGGTGGACTGAGAAAGGGGCACATAAATATGGTAGACTGAATGAACAATCTTGGTGGGAGAAGTGGGGAGAACATTATGACGGAAGAGgttcaattttgaaatg GACTGATAAGTGGGCTGAGACAGAAATTGGAACAAAATGGGGAGATAAGTGGGAAGAAAAGTTTTTTGCTGGTATTGGATCGCGTCAAGGCGAGACTTGGCATGTATCTCCCACTAGTGATA GATGGTCAAGAACATGGGGAGAAGAGCACTTCGGAAATGG GAAGGTGCACAAATACGGCAAGAGTACGACTGGGGAGAGCTGGGATATTGTTGTAGATGAAGAAACATACTACGA GGCTGATCCACATTACGGATGGGCTGACGTTGTCGGTGATTCCACTCAGCTACTATCCATACAGCCTCGAGAACGGCCTCGTGGAGTCTTTCCAACTCTCGACTTTGGCTCATCCCCGCTACCTCCTGCAGAGAATGCTGACACCTCCAGTGATCCAGAATGA
- the LOC125218540 gene encoding WD repeat-containing protein DWA2-like, which translates to MQGGSTGIGYGLKYQARCISDVKADTDHTSFLTGTLSLKEENEVHLLRLSDGGTELICEGLFSHPNEIWDLASCPFDQRIFSTVFCSGETYGAAVWQIPELYGQLSSPQLESIASLDGHTSKLRCVLWWPTGRHDKLVSIDEHNLFLWSLDTSKKTAQVQSQESAGMRHYLTGGAWDPHDFQMVSLTCDSSVQLWDLRTMKKTDSIDRAHVRNVDYDMKKRYMLVTAEDDSGIHIWDLRKLKSPVADLPGHSHWTWTVKCNPTYEDVILSAGTDSAVNLWLASPSIHDDSVQDSSLTSQNRTEPLLNSYNDYEDSVYGLAWSSREPWIFASLSYDGRVVVESIKHHLTR; encoded by the exons ATGCAAGGTGGATCAACCGGAATCGGCTACGGTCTCAAATACCAG GCGAGATGCATTTCAGATGTGAAAGCGGATACAGATCATACCAGCTTCCTCACCGGCACGCTTAGCctcaaagaagaaaatgag GTGCATTTGCTGAGGCTGTCCGACGGCGGTACAGAATTGATCTGCGAGGGTTTGTTCTCGCATCCGAATGAAATTTGGGATCTCGCTTCCTGTCCTTTCGATCAGCGGATTTTCTCCACTGTCTTCTGTTCTG GGGAAACATATGGGGCAGCAGTATGGCAAATTCCTGAGTTGTATGGTCAACTGAGCTCTCCTCAACTGGAGAGTATTGCTTCTCTGGATGGGCACACTTCCAAGCTTAGATG TGTACTGTGGTGGCCTACAGGAAGACATGACAAGCTGGTCAGTATTGATGAGCATAATCTCTTTCTTTGGAGCTTGGATACTTCAAAGAAGACTGCTCAG GTACAATCACAAGAATCAGCAGGCATGCGTCACTACTTAACAGGCGGAGCATGGGATCCTCATGACTTTCAGATGGTTTCTTTAACATGTGATTCATCTGTCCAACTTTGGGATTTAAGGACAATGAA GAAAACTGATTCAATTGACCGTGCGCATGTACGTAATGTTGACTATGACATGAAAAAGAGGTACATGCTT GTAACTGCTGAAGATGACTCAGGAATTCATATATGGGACCTTAGAAAGCTGAAATCTCCGGTTGCTGATCTTCCTGGGCATTCACACTG GACATGGACCGTTAAATGTAATCCCACGTATGAGGACGTGATTCTG AGTGCTGGAACTGACTCAGCTGTCAATTTATGGCTAGCGTCTCCTTCAATCCATGATGACTCAGTACAAGATAG TTCATTGACATCACAAAATCGGACTGAGCCGTTACTGAATTCGTACAACGACTATGAGGACAGTGTTTATG GTCTTGCTTGGAGTTCTCGGGAACCATGGATATTTGCTTCATTATCTTACGATGGAAGG GTGGTTGTGGAATCAATAAAACATCACCTAACTAGATGA
- the LOC125218858 gene encoding uncharacterized protein LOC125218858, which produces MSSFTLKLSSFLLSSSPQSPSSSATTSYLPPPPPFRFPRTQFNSRGRITATGATENDKNNSPISGDSKPPNGTLPKTRKEILLEYVQNVQPEFMELFVKRAPQQVVEAMRQTVTNMIGTLPPQFFSVTVTTVAENLAQLMYSVLMTGYMFRNAQYRLELQQSLEQVALPEPQEKNDASDYAPGTQKKVSGEVIRWNNVSGPETIDAVKYIELLEAEIEELTRQVGRKSLNGQNELLEFLKTLEPQNIKELTSTAGEDVVLAMNTFIKRLLAVSDPNQMKTSLTETSAPELAKLLYWLMVVGYSIRNIEVRFDMDRVLGTSPKPAELPPGENI; this is translated from the exons ATGTCGTCTTTCACGTTGAAGCTTTCTTCGTTTCTCTTGTCTTCGTCGCCAcaatctccttcttcttctgctaCCACTTCGTATCTTCCGCCGCCCCCTCCATTCCGATTCCCAAGAACACAATTCAATTCTAGAGGAAGAATCACAGCAACCGGAGCCAccgaaaatgacaaaaacaaTTCTCCTATTTCCGGCGATTCCAAACCCCCCAATGGAACACTG CCTAAGACTAGGAAGGAGATTCTTCTGGAGTATGTGCAGAATGTGCAGCCTGAATTCATGGAGTTGTTCGTCAAGAGAGCCCCACAGCAG GTAGTTGAAGCGATGCGTCAGACGGTGACAAATATGATTGGAACTCTACCTCCACAATTTTTTTCTGTGACTGTCACCACC GTTGCTGAAAACTTGGCACAGCTGATGTACAGTGTCTTGATGACTGGATATATGTTTAGGAATGCTCAATACCGGCTGGAATTGCAACAGAGCTTGGAACAAGTTGCTCTTCCTGAACCACAAGAGAAAAAT GATGCTTCGGATTATGCACCAGGAACGCAGAAAAAGGTATCAGGTGAAGTCATAAGATGGAACAATGTCTCGGGTCCCGAAACAATTGATGCAGTGAAATACATAGAGCTTCTTGAAGCAGAAATTGAAGAGCTTACCCGTCAAGTAGGAAGAAAATCTTTAAATGGACAGAATGAACTAttggaatttttaaaaactctgGAGCCCCAAAATATCAAG GAGCTAACAAGTACTGCTGGAGAGGATGTTGTGCTGGCTATGAACACATTCATAAAACGTTTGTTGGCGGTTTCTGATCCTAACCAAATGAAG ACTAGCTTAACAGAAACAAGTGCTCCTGAACTTGCAAAGCTACTATATTGGCTTATGGTAGTTGGTTATAGTATCCGTAATATTGAAGTTCGTTTTGACATGGATCGGGTACTTGGTACTTCTCCAAAACCTGCAGAGCTTCCCCCAGGTGAAAACATTTAG